From Cellulomonas oligotrophica, a single genomic window includes:
- a CDS encoding dihydrofolate reductase family protein, with protein sequence MTATIVSTLFISLDGVVEVDPAWHFPYFDEQMGAAVAEDYEDVDVLLLGRVTYDSFAGAWPDREAAGEDDATFAAQLGDVRKVVATRGDQDLGWRNVERAADLLGTVRAVAAEPGVRKVLVAGSPSVVRQLLAAGLLDELRLLVHPVAARHGGRLFDEGDVQPLRLLRSEAFGSGVLRLVYAPGELPAAAEYEDVRDQVPGAGA encoded by the coding sequence GTGACCGCGACGATCGTCTCGACCCTGTTCATCTCCCTCGACGGTGTCGTCGAGGTCGACCCGGCCTGGCACTTCCCGTACTTCGACGAGCAGATGGGCGCCGCGGTCGCGGAGGACTACGAGGACGTCGACGTGCTGCTGCTCGGGCGCGTGACGTACGACAGCTTCGCGGGCGCCTGGCCGGACCGGGAGGCGGCGGGCGAGGACGACGCGACGTTCGCCGCGCAGCTCGGGGACGTGCGCAAGGTCGTCGCGACGCGCGGCGACCAGGACCTGGGGTGGCGCAACGTCGAGCGGGCCGCCGACCTGCTGGGCACCGTGCGGGCGGTCGCGGCCGAGCCGGGGGTGCGCAAGGTGCTCGTCGCGGGGTCGCCGTCGGTCGTGCGGCAGCTGCTCGCGGCCGGGCTGCTCGACGAGCTGCGGCTGCTCGTGCACCCCGTCGCCGCCCGGCACGGCGGGCGGCTGTTCGACGAGGGCGACGTCCAGCCGCTGCGGCTGCTGCGCTCCGAGGCGTTCGGCTCGGGCGTGCTGCGTCTGGTGTACGCCCCGGGCGAGCTGCCCGCGGCGGCGGAGTACGAGGACGTCCGCGACCAGGTGCCCGGGGCGGGGGCCTGA